Proteins encoded within one genomic window of Borrelia puertoricensis:
- the bdr gene encoding Bdr family repetitive protein — protein sequence MQDSSLHSVESTQIFNGHITEEIIYQEFVKMGMQDFIANDLSKRYYRNELTYRDIEYLETTFNLKLEMLERSLKSEIISVKTELDNKIDSVENNLNVKIDNVRNEVSLVRKDMEINRVELDNKLDKTASEFKSTSRLHNWMFGTLITLNIGIFLTLMSIVYSLLNK from the coding sequence ATGCAAGATTCATCACTACATTCTGTTGAGAGTACACAAATTTTTAATGGGCATATTACAGAGGAGATTATATACCAAGAATTTGTTAAGATGGGTATGCAAGATTTTATTGCGAATGATCTCTCTAAAAGATATTACCGTAATGAACTGACTTATAGGGATATTGAGTATTTAGAGACTACTTTTAACCTTAAGCTTGAAATGTTAGAGCGTAGTTTAAAATCTGAGATTATTTCTGTTAAAACTGAACTTGATAATAAAATAGACTCTGTTGAGAATAACTTAAATGTGAAGATTGATAATGTTAGAAATGAGGTTTCTCTTGTTAGAAAAGATATGGAAATTAATAGGGTGGAGCTTGATAATAAACTTGATAAAACCGCATCAGAATTTAAAAGTACATCAAGATTACATAATTGGATGTTTGGAACTCTAATTACCCTAAATATAGGAATTTTTTTAACATTAATGTCTATAGTCTATTCATTGTTGAATAAGTGA